The genomic window AACAATACCCTCCCACAAGTCCACGGATTCAGTGGACTTCTCCATTTGTGTGGACTCCTCACACTCCACACTGTGGCTGGAAGCAATGCCTGGAACATTCCTGGCTTATCCTGGGAACACTCTTCAACACCCTCACACTCTCTCCCATGGAGCCTCCTATCAGTGGAGGCTGGACTCTTCTCACACAGAGGCCTCATCCTGCCCATATCCAGGTGCCCAGGGGTGAGCCTACTCCTAGATGCCAGTTTGGTCTCCACATTTCTGCTTCCCCCGGCCCTGTGGTACGGTTCTTCAGTGGTCCTGGCCCCAATCCAGTCCCCTGCAGCCCTGCTGTACCATTCTAACCACATACAAGGGAAGAGGCAGACATCAGGTGCTGCATTCACTTCTGCTCCCTGGGGAGTTGGGGAAAGGAACTGAACCCTggctggaggggctgggagggcttttaatttatttctctttcttttgaggcttcccctctctgagccagtTTTCATTTCCTCCCTGTGGCATTAACCACTCCCACCCCAGACCTGTGCCCACAAACTGGGGAGGTGGGCtgggagcaaaaggagagggcGGGACCCAGTTTTGCGTGGTTGGATTTTATTAATTATCTGGATAACAGCAAGAAACCGAGAAtaaagactgagagagagagagagagagatctgggcACTTTCTGGCTGCATTTGTGAAGGCATTAAAGTGGTTCTCACCCAAGCAACCTTACCCCAGCCAGAAGACTCGGGTGGGCCCAAGGCATCCATTATTCCCCACTTCCTCAGCTCTGGAAGTTTCCATCACTCCCTGCTCCTTAGTGGCAGATAATCTTATCTTATCTGCACCACCACCACCTGGCCATCCCAGGTAATTAGTGGGGCCCGTTTCTGTATAAATTAGGGGGCCCGGGCTCTGGAGAGGTTCCTTTTCCGCCGATTGAGGCCTGGGCCCAGGCTGTTGTCCTCACAGGAGCCTGGTGAATGACAGGGAAGCAAGCAGACACATTGGCTGCAGACTTCTGGGGCTGCCAGGGCACTGGAGAGACTCTCACCCAACAATAAGTCATTTGGGGACAGGGTACCAGAAAGGGTAAAGTATGGCTATCTAGGGACAGTGTGGGGAGACTTAAGTGTTGGGGAAGGGcttggggaaaagagaaaggtgTCTGGGACAGCTGGGGGCAGCTACTGGGTGATGGGGGTTCAagcagagaggggcaggaggactcacAGGCACCCAGCCTCTCCTCCAGCAGCAGCACCTGGTCACTCAGAGACTCTATCCTGTCACTGTGGCCCCATAGCTCTGCCACCTTTTCCGGCTGTAGCTCTTCAGGGGGCATCGGCAGCACAGCCCGGACCCAGGCCCCAGCCTGACCAGCCCACTGCAAAGGAAGGGACACCTCAAGTgttgggggcggggcggggtggggcgcaCCCTGCTGGGAGGGCCTGGCCCACACCGCCACTCACCTGCTCCAGCCGCTCCAGGCGCCCTCGCAGCTCCCAAATCTCCTGCCT from Meles meles chromosome 5, mMelMel3.1 paternal haplotype, whole genome shotgun sequence includes these protein-coding regions:
- the PPT2 gene encoding lysosomal thioesterase PPT2 isoform X5; this translates as MDGASAAPTEPGPCSRTIYQVAWREVRREVQQTHVVCCQGWKKRHPGALTCDEAICAKPCLNQGICVRPEQCECAPGWGGKHCHVDVDECRTGVTLCSHHCVNTAGSFTCGCPQGLVLGQDQRTCAEGVLEPPTGASILSVAVREAEHDKRDLRQEIWELRGRLERLEQWAGQAGAWVRAVLPMPPEELQPEKVAELWGHSDRIESLSDQVLLLEERLGACESSCPSLLEPPSPSSCPQLSQTPFSFPQALPQHLSLPTLSLDSHTLPFLVPCPQMTYCWVRVSPVPWQPQKSAANVSACFPVIHQAPVRTTAWAQASIGGKGTSPEPGPPNLYRNGPH
- the PPT2 gene encoding lysosomal thioesterase PPT2 isoform X3 encodes the protein MLLVPFHYNESYSQPVYKPYLTVCNGRRICSTYRTIYQVAWREVRREVQQTHVVCCQGWKKRHPGALTCDEAICAKPCLNQGICVRPEQCECAPGWGGKHCHVDVDECRTGVTLCSHHCVNTAGSFTCGCPQGLVLGQDQRTCAEGVLEPPTGASILSVAVREAEHDKRDLRQEIWELRGRLERLEQWAGQAGAWVRAVLPMPPEELQPEKVAELWGHSDRIESLSDQVLLLEERLGACESSCPSLLEPPSPSSCPQLSQTPFSFPQALPQHLSLPTLSLDSHTLPFLVPCPQMTYCWVRVSPVPWQPQKSAANVSACFPVIHQAPVRTTAWAQASIGGKGTSPEPGPPNLYRNGPH
- the PPT2 gene encoding lysosomal thioesterase PPT2 isoform X6, which produces MDGASAAPTGPCSRTIYQVAWREVRREVQQTHVVCCQGWKKRHPGALTCDEAICAKPCLNQGICVRPEQCECAPGWGGKHCHVDVDECRTGVTLCSHHCVNTAGSFTCGCPQGLVLGQDQRTCAEGVLEPPTGASILSVAVREAEHDKRDLRQEIWELRGRLERLEQWAGQAGAWVRAVLPMPPEELQPEKVAELWGHSDRIESLSDQVLLLEERLGACESSCPSLLEPPSPSSCPQLSQTPFSFPQALPQHLSLPTLSLDSHTLPFLVPCPQMTYCWVRVSPVPWQPQKSAANVSACFPVIHQAPVRTTAWAQASIGGKGTSPEPGPPNLYRNGPH